CGAAGCGTTCGAAGCTGGCTTCGCTGTCGAAAGCTTCCAGTCCCTCTCCAGACAAGTCGCTGGCGCTCTGTGCCCGTTCCCCGGGACCGGTCGATTGGCATGCTGCGAGCACGCTCGCGGCGATGACGAAGGTCAGTGGTGCACGGATCGGCAACTGCATGAGGCTCTCCCCTAAGGCCCGGCGTTACAGTGTGGCAAAATTTGCGCCCGCCACCTGAACGCGGGATTTACAGTTGCTGCCCCGCGGTCGATCAGATGGTCTTGGCCAAAGCCTCGATGTCCTCCATGCCGACGACGCTGGTTATCATCGCATCGGGTGCGATCTTCTTCACCATCGGGCCGACAACCTTGCCGCCCAGTTCGACGAAATGCGTGGTCCCTGCCGCGTGCATGGCCGCCACGCTTTCGCGCCAGCGCACGCGGCCGGTGATCTGCTCGACCAGCAGGCGCTGTTCCTCGGCAGGATCGGTCACCGGCGCGGCGGTCACGTTGGAGTAGACGGGCAGGCGGAACGCGGCGGGCGGCATGTTGCCAAGCGCGGTTCGCATGCGCTGTGCCGCCGGCTGCATCAGCGAGCAGTGGAAGGGCGCCGAAACGGGCAGCTTGATCGCGCGCTTGATGCCGTGTTCCTTGGCGAGCTCAACCGCGCGGTCGATCGCGGCGAGGTGGCCGGAGAGCACCACCTGCCCCGGATCGTTGTCGTTGGCGACCTCGCACACGCTGTCTGCGCCTCCCGCGAGGGGCCCCTGCGCGGCCGCATCGGCCAGCGCCTGCGCCTTGTCGAGGTCAGCGCCCAGCAGCGCGCACATCCCGCCGACGCCGATGGGCACCGCGTCCTGCATGGCGATACCGCGCGTGCGCAGCAACCGGGCGGTGGACGCCAGGTCAAACGCGCCGACGCTGGCGAGCGCCGAGTATTCGCCCAGCGAGTGCCCGGCCACCGCCGCGCCCTTTTCGGACAGGACGAAGCCGCCCGCCTCCAGCACGCGGACCACGGCCAGGGCATTGGCCATGATTGCGGGCTGGGCGTTGGCGGTCATGGTGAGCTCGCTTTCCGGCCCATCGCCCATCAAGGCAAACAGCTTCTGGTTCAGCGCATCGTCCACTTCCTCGAATACCTCGCGCGCATGGCTGCTGGCCTGGGCAAGATCGTGCCCCATGCCGATCTTCTGGCTGCCCTGCCCGGGAAAGAGAAATGCGATCATGATGATGTCCTTGTCAGTTGCGCAGGCTGCGGGGGGGGCCGCCGAAGGGGACGATGGCGTTGGCGGCATCGTGCCCGATATCGGCGCGGCCGAGGAAGGGGATGCCCGATCTGTCGCACCAGTATTGGGCGATGGCGACCTCGTCCATGCCGAAGGGGCGGTCGTTTTCCGGGACAGCGGTAACGCGGCCCAGCCGGATACCCGCGGCGCCGCGCAGGTGCTGTGTCACGTGAAAGAACAGGCGATCGACGGCGTAGAGATGTTCGGCCACCTCCTCCACCATCACCACGTGGCCCGTCAGGTCGGGCATCAGTTCGGTGCCCGCCAGCATGGCCAGCGTCATCAGGTTGAAGGCGACCGTCGGAGCCGTATCCAGCGGGGGCGGCGCGGGTTCGCCGGAGAGGAAGCGCAGCACACGGCGGATTGCCTCCTCGCCGCCTTTGCGCCGGATGTCGCCCGCCAGCGGGCCGTGGACCGGGCGGCCGATGCCGTGGCGGTAGAGGCCGCCGAGCAAGATACCCGTGTCCGAATAGCCGAGATAGGTTTTGGCGGACGCCGCTTCGTCCAGGGCTGCCAGCGCGTCTGGCGCGATGCGGCAGGCACCGTAGCCACCCATCGCGAACCACACGGCGTCGATGTCCGGGCCATTGGCCACTTCGACAAACGCGGAGCGGCGCAGGTCGTCGTCGCCGGCGAAATGGCCGGTTTCGACAAAGCACTGCGGGTGGAACGCGAGATCGACGGCCGGAAATTCCGTCGCCGCCAGCGCGAGCACGGCATCTGCGCGGTCGCGGCGGATGGGCTTTCCGGGGCAGACGAGGGCGACACGCGTGGTCATGGTCGCCCTTCCCTAACATCCGCTTCACAAAGCGCCACCGCCCGCATAGGCACATCCCCATGATTCAGCACACCGACGCCGTCGCCCACCCCTATTTTTTCTGCGGTATCGGCGGCTCCGGCATGCTGCCGCTGGCGCAGATCGTGAAGGGCATGGGCGGCGAGGTTGCAGGGTCCGACCGCAGTTTCGACCAGGGACGCACGCCGGAGAAATTTGCCGCGCTGGAACGGCAGGGCTTCGCGCTGTTCCCGCAGGATGGCAGCGGCATCACCTCGGCTGCGCAGGTGCTGGTCGCCAGTGCCGCGATCGAGGACACGGTGCCCGAGGTTGCCCGCGCAAAAGAGCTTGGCTGCGAACGGCTGACCCGTGCCGAACTGCTCGCCCGCCTGTTCAACGCCGCGCCGCAATCGCTGGCCGTGGGCGGCACCAGCGGCAAGAGCACGACCACCGCAATGCTCGGCTGGATCATGCAAAGCGCCGGCAAGCACCCCACCATCATGAACGGGGCGGTGATGAAGAACTTCGTCACCGAGGAACGCCCCTTCGCCAGCGCCGTGGTGGGCGACGGCGATACCTTTGTGTCCGAGGTGGACGAAAGCGACGGATCCATCGCGCTCTACCAGCCCACGGTGGCGCTTCTTCTCAACGTTAGCCTCGATCACAAGAGCATGGACGAATTGCGCGCACTGTTCGGCGATTTCCTCGGACGCGCGGATCGGGGCGTCGTCAATGCCGACGATGTCGAGGCGTTCCGGCTGGTGGCGCGCGCGAACGACCCGGTCACCTTTGGCATCGACAATACCTGCGCGGCGCTGGGCGTGGCAGACGGCAGCGTGGCCGAAGGGCCGACGCGGCAGGCGGCGCTGATCGTGGACCGGCGGGACGACAGCGAACACGCGCTCACGCTCGCCATGCCGGGGCGGCACAACCTGTCCAACGCGCTCGCCGCCATTGCCGCCGTCAATGCCGCAGGCGTGCCGGTGGCCGATGCGGTTGCGGCACTGGGCAGCTTCAAGGGCCTGTCCCGCCGGTTCGACGTGCTGGGCACCAGCGCCAGCGGCGTGACGGTAATCGACGATTTCGGCCACAATCCGGAAAAAGCCCGCGCCACCCTGCGCACGTTGAAGGCGCACGAAGGCCGCGTCCTCGCCTTTTTCCAGCCGCACGGCTACGGCCCCTTGCGCCAGATGGGCCACGAACTGGCCGAAACCTTTGCGCAGGAACTCGGCCCCGAAGACCTGACCATCCTGTGCGACCCGGTCTATTTCGGCGGCACAGTCGATCGCACCGTCGGCAGCGAGCGGATCGTCGACATGATCCACGCCGCCGGAGGGAAAGCCCTGCATATCAACACCCGCGACGGCTGCGGCGATTTCATCGTCCAGAACGCGTGCGCAGGTGACCGCGTGGTGGTGATGGGCGCGCGCGACGATACGCTGACGAACTTTGCGGAAAGCCTTTTGCAACGATTGTAGGGCACACCCCTCCGCAGGAAGGGAGGCACGTCGCCCCATGCAGAAGAACTACCGCGACGGCGGTGTGGGGTTGCTTGACGCGGCACCCGGCACCTACCTCGTTTCCGCCTATTTCGATGACAACCAGGCTGATCTGGTCACCTGCAACGTGCTCGGCTGGCAGGTCGGGAAGGACCGGCGGCTGACCCCGCTTACCCTGGACGTGCGGGCCGTGGACGAGGACCCGTGGTTTGTCGTCCACCCCGATGGCCGCGTGGAAGCGAGCGACGGACGCGGGTGGGACAGCCGCGACGCCTGGCTCGACGACGAGCGCCGGGCGCAGCGACTGGCGGCCTGAACCGAATGGCTCCTGCCGACTGGCCCCTGCCGGCCCGCCCCTAGTGGGCGGCGGCCTCGCCCTCGTGTTCCTCGACCGCGTGGCCCAGGCCCAGCACCTTGTGCAGCACGAATACGATGACGCCGCCCAGCGCCAGCCCGACCAGGGCCGAGATGCCGGCAAAGGTCAGCCAGCCAAGAACGCCGCCCGCCGCGCCCGCGATGTCCGACACGCCGTGCTCGATGCCCTCGACCCAGTGTTCAGGCCCAGCCACGCCGACTTGCGCCAGGCCGTGCAGGATGATTCCCCCGCCGACCCACAGCATGGCGACCGTGCCGACCACGCTCAGGATGGTGAGCAGATGGGGCATGAAGGCCACCAGCCCGCGGCCGATCGATTGCGCGCTGCGCGACTCGCGCTCCGCCAGGTGCAGGCCGACATCGTCCATCTTCACGATCAGCCCGACCGCGCCGTAGACCACCAGCGTCACAGCGATCCCCACCAGCGCCAGCACCAGTCCGCGCGTCAGCAGCGATTCGGTGGCCACCTCGTTCAGGGTGATGGCCATGATTTCGGCCGAGAGGATCAGGTCGGTGCGGATGGCCCCGGCAATGCGCGCCTTTTCGAAGGCCACCGGATCCTCGATCACGTCGTCCAGCGTCTTGCCGTGCTTGGCGCCGCCCAGCTTCTCGATGACCTTTTCAGCGCCTTCGTAGCACAGATAGGCGCCGCCCAGCATCAGGATAAAGACTATCGCCTGCGGCAGGAACTCGCTCAGCAACAAGGCGCCCGGCAGCAGGATCAGCAGCTTGTTCTTCAGGCTGCCCTTGGTGATGTTCCAAATGATCGGCAATTCACGCGCGGGCGACAGGCCGGTGACGTAGCCGGGGGTGACGGCGGCATCGTCGATCACCACGCCGGCAGTCTTGCTGCCGGCGCGGCCGGCGGCGGCGGCGACATCGTCGACGCTGGCGGATGCGACGCGGGCAATCACCGCAACGTCGTCTAGCAGGGCTGTCAGGCCACCGGGCATGGGCAGGTCTCCGGGAAATAGGGGTCGCGTGGGATCGAGCCTTTCCAACGCATGAGGGCGCTGTCCAGTGCCGCGGCGTTATTGAACGCGGAAAACCTCGATCCGCACCGCGGGCACCGAGTGGTCCGTGGCAAGGCCCAGCCGCCCGATGAAGGTGCCCTGCCCCAGCCACTGGTAGGCGCCCAGCGGCGGTTCGAACACCGGGCGGGTGTAGACCGGCACGGGCGCTTCGCCAGCGGCCGGGCGGCAGATGGTGGCGCGGTTGTTGACGTTGATGACGGCGCCGTCGTCCGTTTCCACGAAATAGTCCGCCTCCAGATCGGTGCAGCCATCGGCGCGGTCGACCTGCCAGTCCCATGCGCCGGGGCGCACGGTCCCGCTGATCCCCTCGCCCTGCACCGTGCCGCCGGTGATCGGGATGATGCGCCTTGGCCCCAGCGCCGTCGCGCCCAGTTCCTCGGCCGGGCCGATCTCGGCAATGATAGTGAAGGCCGGCACCAACCGCGGGGCAGGGTCCTGCGGTGCGGCGTCCTGCGCGATGGCATCCTGCGCGGCAGTAGGCGTGGCAGTCATCAAGGCGGCTCCAATCACGGCTGCGGCAATACGCATGGTCTTTCCCTCCTGCACCAGCCCCCCCCCTAGCACGCTTGCATTCGGCGCCAATCCCGCTATGTGCGCTGCTTCCCGAGGGCCCGCGTGGGCCACGGGAAAATCCAGAAAGCCGGAGGGGCGCGCACGGAATTCGCCGTGCCAATGCCAGCGATCGGCGTGAAATGAAAGGAAGCGCAGCATGGCTCGATACGAGCACGTGTTCCTCGCGCGTCAGGATCTGAGCCAGGCTCAGGTCGACGCGCTTGCTGCCGGTGCCACGGAAATCGTGGAAGGCCAGGGCGGCAAGGTCGTGAAGACCGAGACCTGGGGCCTCAAGTCCCTCGCCTACAAGATCGACCGCAACCGCAAGGCGCATTTCGTCATGCTCAACATCGACGGCCCCGGCACGTTGGTGGCAGAGCTCGAGCGCCAGAACCGTATCAACGAAGACATCATCCGCTGGCTGACCATCGCCGTGGAAGACCACGAGGAAGGCCCCTCCGTGATGATGCGCAAGAACGAGCGCGACAAGAAGCGCCGTTCCGACCGTGAGGACCGCGACTGATGGCCCGCCCGTTCTACCGCCGCCGCAAGTCCTGCCCGTTCGAGGCCAAGGACGCCCCCGCGATCGACTACAAGGACGTGCGCCTGCTGCAGGGCTTCATGTCCGAGCGTGGCAAGATCGTGCCCAGCCGCATCACCGCCGTTTCCGCCAAGAAGCAGCGCGAGCTGGCCAAGGCGATCAAGCGCGCCCGTCACCTGGGCCTGCTGCCCTACATCGTGAAGTAAGGGAGACAGGACCATGGATATCATCCTCCTCCAGCGCATCGGCAACCTCGGCCAGATCGGCGACGTCGTTTCCGTGAAGGACGGCTACGCCCGCAACTTCCTCCTGCCGCAGAAGAAGGCGCTGCGCGCCAACGATGCGAACAGGCGGGTGTTCGAGGCCAACCGTGACAAGCTGGAATCCGACAACGCCGAACGTCGCACCGAGGCCGAAAAGCAGGGTGAAACGGTCGCCGGCGAAGAGATCGTCCTGATCCGCGCCGCTTCCAACGCTGGCCAGCTTTACGGTTCGGTCAACGTGCGTGACGTGGCCGACGCCCTCAAGGCCAAGGGCCACGACATCGACAAGCGCCAGGTCATCATGGGCTCGCCCATCAAGACCATCGGCATGTTCGACGTGACCGTCGCCCTGCACCCCGAGGTCGAGATCATCGTGAAGGCGAACGTCGCCCGCTCCGACGACGAGGCCGAACTGCAGAGCAAGGGCGTGGACATCCTCGCCCAGGCGGCCGAAGACGCAGCCGACGCCCGCGCCGGCGAAGGCTTCCAGGAAGCCATCGATCCCGATCGCGAGCTGGGCGACCTGCCCGCTGCCGAGAGCGACGGCGACGAGGCCGAGGGCAGCGAAGAGGCCTGAGCCTCTTCCTCCTGACGCACACAGCAAAGGGGCGCTGCCAGCGATGGCGGCGCCCTTTTTCTATTCTGCGGGCACCATTGCGAACTCGATGTAGATGTCCCGCTCCACCTGAACCGGCTGCGGCACGATCGGGATCCGGCTGATGCGACTGCCGGTTACCACGATTCGCCCGCCATCCGATGACCTGTACCGATAGGGGGGCATCCCGCTGTCGGACACCCGCACCACCCGCCCCACGTGCATTCCCAACGAGGACGCAATCGTCTGCGCCTGGGCCTGGGCATTGCTTACGGCGTTGCGCATGGCCGCGTCCTCCGCGGCGCGCATTACATCGACTGCCTCGACGCTCCAGTCGGGACCGTCGATGTTCGTGGCTCCGGCCTCGAACAGCGCAGGGATCAGGGTTTCGGCACCTGCGAAGTCGTCGAAGGCGATCTCGAGCCTGCTGCTCGCCTCGAAGCCAATGATCCTCGCGTCCTGCTCGTCGTCAATATCCTGGGGAAACAACGGCCGAACGCCAAAGCTGTCGGTCGTCACCGACCGGATGCCCGATCCTGCCGCCGCTATGGTCGCCAGCAACCGTTCGAGCACGATCGCGCTGGCATCCAGCGCCTGGGCG
This is a stretch of genomic DNA from Aurantiacibacter arachoides. It encodes these proteins:
- a CDS encoding DUF808 domain-containing protein, whose translation is MPGGLTALLDDVAVIARVASASVDDVAAAAGRAGSKTAGVVIDDAAVTPGYVTGLSPARELPIIWNITKGSLKNKLLILLPGALLLSEFLPQAIVFILMLGGAYLCYEGAEKVIEKLGGAKHGKTLDDVIEDPVAFEKARIAGAIRTDLILSAEIMAITLNEVATESLLTRGLVLALVGIAVTLVVYGAVGLIVKMDDVGLHLAERESRSAQSIGRGLVAFMPHLLTILSVVGTVAMLWVGGGIILHGLAQVGVAGPEHWVEGIEHGVSDIAGAAGGVLGWLTFAGISALVGLALGGVIVFVLHKVLGLGHAVEEHEGEAAAH
- the rpsR gene encoding 30S ribosomal protein S18, with the translated sequence MARPFYRRRKSCPFEAKDAPAIDYKDVRLLQGFMSERGKIVPSRITAVSAKKQRELAKAIKRARHLGLLPYIVK
- a CDS encoding LD-carboxypeptidase gives rise to the protein MTTRVALVCPGKPIRRDRADAVLALAATEFPAVDLAFHPQCFVETGHFAGDDDLRRSAFVEVANGPDIDAVWFAMGGYGACRIAPDALAALDEAASAKTYLGYSDTGILLGGLYRHGIGRPVHGPLAGDIRRKGGEEAIRRVLRFLSGEPAPPPLDTAPTVAFNLMTLAMLAGTELMPDLTGHVVMVEEVAEHLYAVDRLFFHVTQHLRGAAGIRLGRVTAVPENDRPFGMDEVAIAQYWCDRSGIPFLGRADIGHDAANAIVPFGGPPRSLRN
- a CDS encoding glutamate ligase domain-containing protein; translation: MIQHTDAVAHPYFFCGIGGSGMLPLAQIVKGMGGEVAGSDRSFDQGRTPEKFAALERQGFALFPQDGSGITSAAQVLVASAAIEDTVPEVARAKELGCERLTRAELLARLFNAAPQSLAVGGTSGKSTTTAMLGWIMQSAGKHPTIMNGAVMKNFVTEERPFASAVVGDGDTFVSEVDESDGSIALYQPTVALLLNVSLDHKSMDELRALFGDFLGRADRGVVNADDVEAFRLVARANDPVTFGIDNTCAALGVADGSVAEGPTRQAALIVDRRDDSEHALTLAMPGRHNLSNALAAIAAVNAAGVPVADAVAALGSFKGLSRRFDVLGTSASGVTVIDDFGHNPEKARATLRTLKAHEGRVLAFFQPHGYGPLRQMGHELAETFAQELGPEDLTILCDPVYFGGTVDRTVGSERIVDMIHAAGGKALHINTRDGCGDFIVQNACAGDRVVVMGARDDTLTNFAESLLQRL
- a CDS encoding DUF3237 family protein, with translation MRIAAAVIGAALMTATPTAAQDAIAQDAAPQDPAPRLVPAFTIIAEIGPAEELGATALGPRRIIPITGGTVQGEGISGTVRPGAWDWQVDRADGCTDLEADYFVETDDGAVINVNNRATICRPAAGEAPVPVYTRPVFEPPLGAYQWLGQGTFIGRLGLATDHSVPAVRIEVFRVQ
- the rpsF gene encoding 30S ribosomal protein S6; its protein translation is MARYEHVFLARQDLSQAQVDALAAGATEIVEGQGGKVVKTETWGLKSLAYKIDRNRKAHFVMLNIDGPGTLVAELERQNRINEDIIRWLTIAVEDHEEGPSVMMRKNERDKKRRSDREDRD
- a CDS encoding SIMPL domain-containing protein, which encodes MNWFPVLALLAASPAAAQQVIPSEPLLMISASGEAEAEPDTMTISLGVTTRGASSAQALDASAIVLERLLATIAAAGSGIRSVTTDSFGVRPLFPQDIDDEQDARIIGFEASSRLEIAFDDFAGAETLIPALFEAGATNIDGPDWSVEAVDVMRAAEDAAMRNAVSNAQAQAQTIASSLGMHVGRVVRVSDSGMPPYRYRSSDGGRIVVTGSRISRIPIVPQPVQVERDIYIEFAMVPAE
- the rplI gene encoding 50S ribosomal protein L9, producing the protein MDIILLQRIGNLGQIGDVVSVKDGYARNFLLPQKKALRANDANRRVFEANRDKLESDNAERRTEAEKQGETVAGEEIVLIRAASNAGQLYGSVNVRDVADALKAKGHDIDKRQVIMGSPIKTIGMFDVTVALHPEVEIIVKANVARSDDEAELQSKGVDILAQAAEDAADARAGEGFQEAIDPDRELGDLPAAESDGDEAEGSEEA
- the fabD gene encoding ACP S-malonyltransferase → MIAFLFPGQGSQKIGMGHDLAQASSHAREVFEEVDDALNQKLFALMGDGPESELTMTANAQPAIMANALAVVRVLEAGGFVLSEKGAAVAGHSLGEYSALASVGAFDLASTARLLRTRGIAMQDAVPIGVGGMCALLGADLDKAQALADAAAQGPLAGGADSVCEVANDNDPGQVVLSGHLAAIDRAVELAKEHGIKRAIKLPVSAPFHCSLMQPAAQRMRTALGNMPPAAFRLPVYSNVTAAPVTDPAEEQRLLVEQITGRVRWRESVAAMHAAGTTHFVELGGKVVGPMVKKIAPDAMITSVVGMEDIEALAKTI